The Siniperca chuatsi isolate FFG_IHB_CAS linkage group LG17, ASM2008510v1, whole genome shotgun sequence genomic sequence GATGTTTTGAGTAAccttttgtctctttatttcctcagtttcagtttgaaatatttgtcatgaaagttttttctttttttacttcagTTGAACGGCATCTTAATGCCCTCGCCTTCAGAACAGaaacctgcagagagaaagacagagaaaaaattCAGCTCTGTCTGATATCACACATCCTGATTTCATTGTTTCAGACAGGTTTAAAGGTGAAGCACCTTTCTTGGGGTCGTAGTGGAAGTCTGGTTCTCTGGCGAAGCCGAGGCAGCTCGCCTGCTGCTTGAAGTGTTCCAGGTCTGAGTCCTTCAGGGTCGACTCGCTGcctggaaacaaaacaacaaaacaaaaatggatgAATGTTTCGAATATGAAATGAGTAATTTACTCTCTCTGACTTGTTCCTTCCTACCCATCAGATAAAGAGCACGAGCGGTGACCTCCTCCTCTTTAACGGTGCTGTTGACTTTCATAAAGTGAAGGAACTTGTCGAGGTTTCTGGCGGTGCTGTTGATGCTGAAGACCAGGCAGCCTTCGCAGCTCGGCAGCACGTGGAACATCGAGGTGACGTTGCCGACTGAGGACAGAAACAAGATGTAACAAAACAACAGTATTCTCCATCggaaacaaatactgtatattcagcTCATAGACTGAAAACCTAAGAATGTGTGCGTTGTAAACTTGTACTTTCTGGGACTTGATTTTGCGCATGACATACAACCTTGTCAGAAGAcaagacaaatgtttttttttttactttgctgcAGAGGATTATGTcacagtttgtttaaaaatgtttacaaattaaaacgttgacctgatggtggcgctagatggaaagtcagaggatcaccaaagttattacagttcatcctgaggggagcatgaacgatgaagcacatttcatcacaatccGCCCAACAGCTGTTGagagatttcagtctggactaaagtggaggacagacagacattaccATCCCTAGAGCAACGCTTGTAAAACTCTATGATGGAAATGATGTCCAccacttatttatttttgtttattcttgaatttttaaataaaaaatgccaaTAAACCGTCTGTACGCAGCTAAAATCTAATGTTTCATTTATAGCAGTGTcatccacagctgctttatacagCATTAAAACACTACGggcatctgaaggcagcaggacgaTGTGTGATGAATCTgcagcttttaatttgaaacgtGTCCGACCCCTGACCTCCCCTGCTGGATTCTGTGACAACAGAACTAACAAACACGTAGAAACTCGGGTAACTTACGTGACGCTGTTGCAGTGTTGCCGTCAATAGTTACGTTGACTGCTGAGGCAAAGCAGGTTCCATTTCTGGAAAAAAGACAGAGCTGTTTACGGACTTCTCGTCTATGTTGGCTCAAAAAGTTAAGATTCCTTCCACTGAAGAAGACTGTGATACGtttgaaagctctgaaaaaggCTAGTTAGCGGACCTTGAGTTAGGATTGTTGTGTCAAACCATTTCCGAGATCAAGAAGCTTAACCTTTAAGCCAACACAGACAAGAAGTCATACAATTACTATTAATTACTATATAACTCTTGAGCATGTCAGCAGATACATCTCCATGaa encodes the following:
- the LOC122864574 gene encoding uncharacterized protein LOC122864574; its protein translation is MTLRFSSHFLLVGLFLSSSALTPEECQPLITPLSLVDPYMMYGRTNFIMGYTDNDIYNSILKSTESSWIKITPSPFSPSGVIMSQENKINGTCFASAVNVTIDGNTATASLGNVTSMFHVLPSCEGCLVFSINSTARNLDKFLHFMKVNSTVKEEEVTARALYLMGSESTLKDSDLEHFKQQASCLGFAREPDFHYDPKKGFCSEGEGIKMPFN